GGTCCTGTGGATCAACGACAAATCCACACGAGGATGCGTTCACGACGTCTTGATAAAGAGGAAAATTTGATGTGATTACTGGCACCTGAAGCGCCATATATTCAAACATTTTTGTCGGGTAGGAATTGACGTAGTTTCCGATCGGTTCTAACACAGCAAGTCCAGCAAACGCCTTTGCCACGATTCGGTAAGCGTCCTTTGCCTTCATGCGACCGTGAAAGACAACGAGGTCTTGAAGTCCGTATTGCTGCACTTTGTCGCGCAGCCGTGTCTCATCCGCTGAGGACATGGCTCCGATACATTCAAATCGCACCGGCGTCCCTGCATCCTTTAGCAGCTTAAGTGCGTCGAGTGTTACATCAGCGCCACGAATTTGTGATACACCGCCAAGGTATACGATGTACGGCTCCTTTTTTTCAGGAGGCGTCGGGAACAAGGTCAAGTCAGGAAAATTCCGCACCGTCCACGTTTTCCATGCTGGTGGATACAGGGCTTCATAGGAGTCTTCAGCGAGCACGAGCGGGAATGCCCGTCCTGCCAGCCGTTCCATCTGGCGATAACCCGCGGCAAACACCGACTTAAATGGCAGCCATTCTTTATGAAGCATTTGCTCGGCGACATTTTCGTGCACGTCGTAAATGACGTGGTAGCCCTTGGCTTTCAACACGAGACCAACACCGATGAGCTCAGGATCGTGAAAGTGATAAATGTCGGCTTTTTCCTTCAGTGCCCTTTGTAACAGTACAAATGTCGTTTTCAACATGCGCTCAGGACGGTTCTTCGGCTGAGGCAGTGGCACAAGACGGATGCCTTCAATCGTTTCCTCCTGAGGCGTTTGGCAAATCAGTGTAACGTCGTACCCTGCCTTCCGAAGACTAACCGCTTCCTTATAAAACACTCTCGTGTCAAACGGATTGTGC
The nucleotide sequence above comes from Aureibacillus halotolerans. Encoded proteins:
- a CDS encoding glycosyltransferase family 4 protein, encoding MTKVCFLTSVHNPFDTRVFYKEAVSLRKAGYDVTLICQTPQEETIEGIRLVPLPQPKNRPERMLKTTFVLLQRALKEKADIYHFHDPELIGVGLVLKAKGYHVIYDVHENVAEQMLHKEWLPFKSVFAAGYRQMERLAGRAFPLVLAEDSYEALYPPAWKTWTVRNFPDLTLFPTPPEKKEPYIVYLGGVSQIRGADVTLDALKLLKDAGTPVRFECIGAMSSADETRLRDKVQQYGLQDLVVFHGRMKAKDAYRIVAKAFAGLAVLEPIGNYVNSYPTKMFEYMALQVPVITSNFPLYQDVVNASSCGFVVDPQDPKEIAESIRTLAADPALVKSVGQSGRAAVERSYNWANENETLQQLYRSLQPAHS